A genomic window from Lutra lutra chromosome 17, mLutLut1.2, whole genome shotgun sequence includes:
- the PAK4 gene encoding serine/threonine-protein kinase PAK 4: MFGKKKKRVEISAPSNFEHRVHTGFDQHEQKFTGLPRQWQSLIEESARRPKPLVDPACITSIQPGAPKTIVRGSKGAKDGALTLLLDEFENMSVTRSNSLRRDSPPPPARARQENGMPAEPARAAPEKAGSQGRGAGRSEAGGSSGDRRRVGPEKRPKSSREGSGGPQESSRDKRPLSGPDVGTPQPAGLAGGAKAAAGRPFNTYPRADTDHPARGVQGEPHSLAPNGPSAGGLAVPPSSSSSSRPPTRARGPPSPGVLGPHASEPQLAPPARPVAAPTPAGPPAPGPPGPRSPQREPQRVSHEQFRAALQLVVDPGDPRSYLDNFIKIGEGSTGIVCIATVRSSGRLVAVKKMDLRKQQRRELLFNEVVIMRDYQHENVVEMYNSYLVGDELWVVMEFLEGGALTDIVTHTRMNEEQIAAVCLAVLQALAVLHAQGVIHRDIKSDSILLTHDGRVKLSDFGFCAQVSKEVPRRKSLVGTPYWMAPELISRLPYGPEVDIWSLGVMVIEMVDGEPPYFNEPPLKAMKMIRDNLPPRLKNLHKVSPSLKGFLDRLLVRDPAQRATAAELLKHPFLAKAGPPASIVPLMRQNRTR, encoded by the exons ATGTtcgggaagaagaagaagagggtcGAGATCTCTGCGCCATCCAACTTTGAGCACCGCGTGCACACAGGCTTCGACCAGCACGAGCAGAAGTTCACGGGGCTGCCCCGCCAATGGCAGAGCCTGATTGAGGAGTCGGCTCGCCGGCCCAAGCCCCTTGTGGACCCTGCCTGCATCACCTCCATCCAGCCCGGGGCCCCCAAG ACCATCGTGCGGGGCAGCAAAGGCGCCAAGGATGGGGCCCTCACGCTGCTACTCGACGAGTTTGAGAACATGTCGGTGACGCGCTCCAACTCCCTGCGGAGAGACAGCCCCCCGCCACCTGCCCGTGCCCGCCAGGAAAACGGGATGCCCGCAGAgccagccagagcagccccagagAAGGCGGGCAGCCAAGGCCGGGGTGCCGGTCGCAGCGAGGCGGGTGGCAGCAGTGGTGACAGGCGGCGGGTGGGGCCGGAGAAGAGGCCCAAGTCTTCCAGGGAGGGCTCAGGAGGACCCCAGGAGTCCTCCCGGGACAAACGCCCCCTCTCTGGGCCCGACGTCGGCACCCCGCAACCTGCCGGTCTGGCTGGTGGGGCCAAAGCGGCAGCTGGTCGGCCCTTTAACACGTACCCGAGGGCTGACACGGACCACCCGGCCCGGGGTGTCCAG GGGGAGCCTCATAGCCTGGCCCCCAACGGGCCATCGGCCGGGGGCCTGGCGGTCCccccgtcctcctcctcctcctcccggccTCCCACCCGAGCCCGCGGACCCCCCAGCCCAGGAGTGCTGGGGCCCCATGCCTCTGAGCCCCAGCTGGCTCCTCCAGCCCGCCCTGTCGCTGCCCCTACCCCTGCCGGGCCCCCGGCCCCCGGGCCCCCCGGGCCCCGCTCGCCACAGCGGGAACCCCAGCGAGTGTCGCACGAGCAGTTCCGGGCTGCCTTGCAGCTGGTAGTGGACCCTGGCGACCCTCGCTCCTACCTGGACAACTTCATCAAGATCGGCGAGGGCTCCACGGGCATCGTGTGCATCGCCACCGTGCGCAGCTCGGGCAGGCTGGTGGCGGTCAAGAAGATGGACCTGCGCAAGCAGCAGAGGCGTGAGCTCCTCTTCAATGAG GTGGTGATCATGCGGGACTACCAGCACGAGAACGTGGTGGAGATGTACAACAGCTACCTGGTCGGGGACGAGCTCTGGGTGGTCATGGAGTTTCTGGAGGGCGGCGCCCTCACCGACATCGTCACTCACACCAG GATGAACGAGGAGCAGATCGCCGCCGTGTGCCTGGCCGTGCTTCAGGCCCTGGCCGTGCTCCATGCACAGGGAGTTATCCACCGCGACATCAAGAGCGACTCCATCCTGCTGACCCACGATGGCAGG GTGAAGCTCTCGGACTTCGGGTTCTGCGCCCAAGTCAGCAAGGAGGTACCACGGAGGAAGTCGCTGGTTGGCACGCCCTACTGGATGGCCCCAGAGCTCATCTCTCGCCTCCCCTATGGGCCAGAG GTAGACATCTGGTCTCTGGGGGTGATGGTGATCGAGATGGTGGATGGGGAGCCCCCCTACTTCAACGAGCCCCCCCTCAAAGCCATGAAGATGATTCGGGACAACTTGCCACCTCGACTGAAAAACCTGCACAAG gtGTCACCCTCCCTGAAGGGCTTCCTGGACCGCCTGCTGGTGCGTGACCCAGCCCAGCGGGCCACAGCGGCTGAGCTGCTCAAGCACCCGTTCCTGGCCAAAGCGGGCCCGCCCGCCAGCATCGTGCCCCTCATGCGCCAGAACCGCACCAGATGA